Proteins found in one Thalassophryne amazonica chromosome 1, fThaAma1.1, whole genome shotgun sequence genomic segment:
- the LOC117520158 gene encoding ankyrin repeat domain-containing protein SOWAHC-like: MGNRGSVRRHQKERDPDPPQITVIRASPLLAHGPIFVLPEPGPAGEDSCSQARDRDGDPEGGVSPRASKRLFLEVMRDRSPQVRRSVVHLDSDSVSLLSFNSDEYRTAVTLDPLEHEWMLCASNGQWDSLIRFLAKEPALILKKDFVTGFTCLHWAAKHGRPDLLAHIVSFARHNSVPVSVDVRSSAGYTPLHVAAMQNHVEVVKLLVGAFNADVDIRDHSGRRACQYLDPRVADDIRDITGACRRPGSELEPGSEDGVEVEVRRRSSLSRMRPKLQRFRMRTSQVIHSTTVLGSEELLDSLKASFHSRPVSHLFRRDHHQANI; this comes from the coding sequence ATGGGGAACAGAGGCAGCGTCCGGAGACACCAGAAGGAGCGGGATCCGGATCCGCCTCAGATCACAGTGATTCGAGCTTCGCCTCTGCTGGCACACGGTCCGATATTCGTCCTCCCAGAACCCGGACCCGCAGGAGAAGACTCGTGCAGCCAGGCACGAGACCGGGACGGTGATCCGGAGGGCGGGGTGTCTCCCAGAGCCAGCAAGAGACTCTTCCTGGAGGTGATGAGGGACAGGTCCCCGCAGGTCCGACGCAGTGTGGTCCACCTGGACTCCGACTCAGTTTCTCTGCTGTCCTTTAACTCGGACGAGTACCGGACCGCGGTCACCCTGGATCCGCTGGAACACGAGTGGATGCTGTGCGCGTCTAACGGGCAGTGGGACAGCCTGATCCGGTTCCTGGCTAAAGAGCCGGCTCTCATCCTGAAGAAGGACTTTGTCACCGGCTTCACCTGTTTGCACTGGGCCGCTAAGCACGGGAGACCGGACCTGCTGGCCCACATCGTCAGCTTCGCCCGGCACAACTCCGTGCCCGTGAGCGTGGACGTTCGGTCCAGCGCGGGTTACACGCCGCTGCACGTGGCGGCCATGCAGAACCACGTGGAGGTTGTGAAGCTCCTGGTGGGAGCCTTCAACGCGGACGTGGACATCAGAGACCACAGCGGGAGGAGAGCCTGCCAGTACCTGGACCCACGCGTGGCCGACGACATCCGTGACATCACCGGAGCCTGTCGGCGACCCGGGTCAGAGTTGGAACCCGGCAGCGAGGACGGTGTGGAGGTGGAGGTCCGCAGGAGGTCCTCCCTCAGCAGGATGAGGCCCAAACTGCAGAGGTTCAGAATGAGGACGTCGCAGGTCATCCACAGCACCACGGTCCTGGGCTCAGAGGAGCTGCTGGACTCTCTGAAGGCCTCGTTTCATTCCAGACCCGTGTCCCACCTCTTCAGGAGGGATCATCACCAAGCCAACATATAA